GAGAGTGAAGAGTGGAATAGGGAGTAGTTGGCCTTGagagaaggacacacacacacacacacacacacacacacacacacacacacacacacacaacgtgcagacaaagatatacacacacacacacacacacacacacacacacacacacacacacacacacacacacacacacacacacacacacacacacacacacacacacacacacacacacacacacacacaaggttctATCAGCTACTGTACACTGTTGTTATGGACTTTACTCACCATTATTGTAACCCAGCAGAAAATATATCAAAATTGCCAGATCAGAGACAGAAGCTATTTCATTATCAATTCTATCTAATtctgttaaatatttacaagattttaaataaagagtCACAGTGTACTCAATGTAATATATTGAAGGCCACCGTGTGACATTAAATGTcacattaaatgtgtgtttgaatcAGTTGTATAGAACCACACCAAATCATAAAAGCTAAGATAAAAGGCAGGATGGTGatgtaaaacaattaaaaagctCTTTAACCTGAGAAACTGTTCCTTAAACATGAGCCAGTTAGAGTCAGACTATGGCATGGTTCATGACCTTGAACTTTTACAAGGTTGATCCAAAAAGCACATTAGAATGCTGTGGTACTATCAAGAGCAGAATGTTTACtcacatctttctttttttttacccctgtGGTGTACTTTacttaaaatagaaataatttaggattaaagaattaaataatgGGGAAAATGTCTATAGTATATTTTTCTGTGTGGTATTTGCAGAATAGAGAACTAAGAATACTGAACACTGGATTCGGTTGGAAAATGGAATAACATGCTGTTTTAGGAATAAAATGTTCAGATGGTTTAAAAGTGATTAAGAAAAGGATGTTTACTTTCACATGACACAAACCAGCAGAATTTTGTCAGCTCTTAATAATGACTGGCTGAGCCAAATTAAGCAAGTCAGCATAAACAAGCACAGATGAGCAGAACAGCATGATAACATGAACAACTCACAAGATAGAGACTCTTTACTTCACTGTTTACTCATTTAGCTCATCAGTGGTATAAAACAGAAGTATCAAAAACGTCtctaaatatgacaaaaaaattgTAAGGAATTAGGAATGTGCAAATGTAGATTATGCACTATGATCCGCACTCTTTTTGGCAGTTTAGTTGAAATAGTGTAAGATTAAGATTAATACATGCAATAAACTGCATTGCTGGAATCATAATAATGgaaactataataataaataagaatacatagaaaatatgaatttaaacatCTACTTTATTTGTCTCAAATTGAACTGTTACAGATAGTACTAGATGCAAtaactttacatttaaacatctattttttcaatacatttacattgacaATAGAGTTACGCTGTACTTATAAAAGAGGCACATTGCTGGTTTTGAACATgaattattacattttcatcTTGCGTTGGTGCTGAACTGGTACAATTCTGTAATCAAAAGACATAACATAAATActatatttatatgatttagGGGTTCCTTGTGAAAGGTCATTAATTCTAGAGATAAACAAGATCCTtaccattttaaaataaagaaggtGTTTTGGTTAATTTGCCAGGTTTAGAAAGAAACCTGCAGGCTGAACCCTAAAATAGCAATGTGAATAAGCAACATGAAGAAGTATAGCTCAGAGTGTTCTCAATGATCCAGTATAAATATTCACACAAATTGTATATTTACCTTTTATTGCATAGGTTACAACAACGGGCCttaataaatcaaagtaaataaaaatgtaaatgcataaTTTTTGCTTATTGATAAAGATTGAGGATAAATCTCAAATTAATAATTTGATTTGCATGATCATTTCTTCCATCCATTATGTGTatcacttatcctacacagggtcacccAAACCTGGAATCTGTCCCAGGGCACAAGGTAGGGGACAGCCTATGGACCagactatggacaatttagagatgccaatcagcctacaaggCGTCTTTGAAGtgggagaggaaaccagaaCTAACTGAAAATATCCCAGAAGCACAGGAAGTACAGTATAGAAAAACTTCACACCTACCGGCCAGAGGAAGGAATCAAATACCCATCCCCagaagtgtgaggcaaacatgctaaaacACTAAACCATCTTTCCCCAAGATCATTTCATGTTGTTTTACAACACCAATAAGAGAGTtggattatttatataaatcttaATACTTAATGAAATACTTGAATCTTTATTTTTGGATTTTCTGGATCCGCAGGATTCTCAAAATGAAATATGAAGAAAGagacaaaatattttagataaaaATCTTAGCATAGCCCATCACATAACCACAGAGACTGATGTCTAGCAAACAACTCGGACCTCAACAATGGGTTTATGCATGAGAGGATAGACGAAAAAGTCAAAAAGGAcccaaaataaaattaattgcaaaataaagcttttattatATTGCACAACCACATGGGTAAGGTTGCATGGATCCAGTGGAGTTGCTCATTTTGATTTCATCACCTTAACAGCACACCAATGAGGTGAGAGGAGTCCAAGGCTCTTGATGAACCCTAAATCCCAAACGTCACCAATAATTCTCCTAATAGTCCCCATTCTCGTACCGTGATGGTCCTCTTTCATCTTCCTCCTGTGTGGTCacacctcttttctttttccagcCCTGTTTGCGGCCATCTGAGTTCTCTGCAGTGGTTCCGTAAGACCTCATCTTGGTGTTGAGGGAGCTTTCACAGCTGGCCTCAGTCTCCTGAGCAAGTTCGTCTTCTCCGATGATGCCACACTTCTCCTCACTAGTGCTCTCAGGGTCAGCCCAGTCTTGTTTTTCACCCGAAGCAAAGATGCCGTAAAAGATCACACCACAATAATGGACCATGGCGGCAATCACAAAGACATTCTGCCATTCCCGACGagtctattttaaaaaaaaattaaatgcataCTATTACAGAAGTAATAAATCAAAGGGAAACAATGTAGGCTGAGGCAAAGAGATCCAAAGAACTTTGCTGTATTTAAAAACACCACAAGCCctaattatttaataacttCTGTCTACTGTTAAAACATTTATACCTTTTAACTGGTCCTTTGGTGTAAACCACTCTATGCAAATGCACATATCAACAATTAGAGCAGCACCCACTTTGTGTTTGGTCAGTGCTCCAACGATGAGAGGACACACCATACCAGACAGTGTGCCTACGCCGTTGGAGATTCCCATCAGAATACTTGCATAACGGGGAGCAATATCAAGGTGATTCACGTTGAAGCCTGAGATTCACAACAAAACTTTATCAATATATTTTTGGtagatatgaatatataatactTTAACTTTCTGATACTCTAACCTGATATGGCAAAGCCACTGAAGCCCACTGCCAGGACAAGAAATGAAATGGCTACACCACGTGTATGTGAGAATCCCACCACTAGCAGTAATGTGGCTTCCATCCCAAAACCTAAGACAACCCCACACATTCATGAAAGGAGTGTTGGTTCATTGTATTAACAAttcattataaaacatattttattgattttattttaagaaatattaGTGCCAACCTCCACAGTTCATGATTTTGCGCACGGTTGTGGTGGACAGAATTTTATTGCTCCTCAAGAAGTCTGCAAGCTGCCCTCCGATCGGCACGATGATGGTCATGACCATGTGGGGCACAGCTGACAAAATGCCCACCTAAGAGATGATACATTCATATGTTGAGTACCAGCTCCTAAAAAAAGTGTTCAGGGTTTGGCAGGAAAAATTGAAATGCCAAAAAGAGCAAAACTGGATATGCTgtctgggagggagggagggatggacgACAATAATTTTTCCAAAATTATGAGAATCTGTGACTTCATCTATGTGGAAGAAGGCAGTTTTCTGTTAGTGTTCATCTACCACAGAATGATCAGAGTTTTGAAAATATGCAGTGGCTGTTTTGATGTGTCTCAGGGGAAGCACATTCTAGCAACGATCCTTCATGATTAGTAGCTGTTGGTTGACAAAGAAAAACTAGCTAGTGGCAGATATGATCATATTggaaaatttttatttgttgcttgAAAGCATTGTTTACAAGTTCAAGCACCAGGCAAGAAAAACAACTCACCTTGCTTATAGGAAAACCAAAAACCTCCTCAAAGTAAGCTGGTTGGCTAATAAGCAGGAGATAGAAGGTCCAACTACGGCAAAAGTTGGCCACTATAATGGCGTAGACTGGCATAGAAGTGAAGAACTGTCGCCATGGAGTCTTGAATTTCTGAACAGAAAGCAATCATGGCATCCATGATTTCAAAACATCTGCAATTAATTTTGATTTGACATTTGGTTTCTAAGCCTGTACCTCAGTAGCACTCATTAAGTTGACACCTTCACCTATTGAGGTCTCAATGTATGTTTTCTCTTCTTCACTAATAGTAGGGTGTACAGCTGGGCTTTCATAGGCAAGCAGTAGCCAGAAAGTATACCATATGATTCCAAAAACTCCTGAAGAATACAAACACCCAAAAACATTGGTAACATTTATATgggcagtaaataaaatgtagataaatacattattacacagaaatgaacataaatatatatgaaatgaactAAAAACATTCTGAATACTCTCCTGATGGAAATGTAATTTGTTGAGTAGTTCAACCTGGGAGGATAAGCAGTGACTCACTCGATCCTTTAAATGTTCAAAATCGCTAATTGCTGATATGTGATAAGTGTATTCATATATCAGCTGTAAGCTTTTCATATGCCAGCAAACAATTCCAAGGACAGAGCAATATAGGTTGTGTAAAACCCTGCGGTTATGTTTGGACTTACTTTTTAAAACTCATCTATGATATTATATTACTTTCATTTCAATTCCCTACAGATTGCAagtgtgtttgatctgaatgTAATaagaatggaaataaaatatcactacacttttatttgtttccttTAAATGTACAATCTTAAAATGAAGTATTGGTCAGTCGGATTCCTTAGTCCTAACATGTGATTTTTGTATAAGCTTGAAAACGAATCTCACCATAGATGTAGAAAACGGAGGGCCAGCCTACATACTGCACTAACACTCCTGCCAGAGGCATGGCAATCACAGCCCCTGCATATGAGCCTGTCAAGAAGAATCCACACGAGAGTAGTTAGTATGTCACCAAGAGCAAGACCtggaatttttttatatgaactGTAATTACAGCAAGTCTCCCATGAAATATATTAGGGGCCCCAAATGGTTGCAGACATAGCTGAAAAATGAGCACAGGTTACCTATAACAttcatattttactttttgtgATGTAATATAGCCCTAGTTCTGAAACTGCTGAGGAAGGTGCTGTATGAATGTATAAGGAGAACACTTGATTTTGCACGTGCACATACATAAGTTAATTGTGCAGGACAACTTACATTCTGTTTTCCATTCTGCTTTTGTGCACAGAGATTCTGTAATTCTTTTTTTGATTTTCGATCAACGAGAGGAGGTCTCTTACACATTCGGAAGGTGCCGAACATCTCCATTTAGAAGCAGTATCAACAGCAGTGTGTAGAATGGTTTGCCATAGCACcacatttgattaaaaataaaggatattTTGATGGATTGGGGGGGGGGTATGCAATatgtagattttatatatatatacataatatgcAAACTAAAACAACTTTCCCTTGGTGCTCAATGGGTTAATACCTAATACCGAACACTGACACTGTGTGCAGGTTGTTTAATGGCTATCTATCGGTCCTTGGTTCCATCTCATTTTCAAATTATAAATATGTTGACAGGTAGGGGGAAACAGAAGTGTGGGAAAGAAATGAACATTCATATAATGGGATTAGTAAATTCACAGTTACACCACTTAATTATTACAGTTCAATATTGCTTTCAGTGTCTTTGTGTAATATAATTTGTTGTAGATGTACACACCACAAAAAGATGTAGTCGCCAAGCGGCTTCTTTCTAGCGGTGGAGCCCATTTGCTCCACATTCCATGGCAAGCTGGATAGGTGACTCCctgaaacacaaaaaacaaaaacctgagacttaatttttttgagtTAACTGAGCTTCTCTTAAGCTTTGTGGGTTGCCATCATAAATGCTGTCAGGTGCTTGGACAGTTCGctgccagaccaccagagggggaCTGGCAGGTGTTTTCTCATTGCCCACCATATTGTTTCTATGTGAGTGGTGCTATGCCCTTTCCCGTACCTATGTTCtcacctgcttttttttttttttttttacattgattGCTTGCCTGTCTTGTTCTCTGTTAACTTTGTTCATATCTGTTAacgttgttgctgttgttgtcaTGTGTGGCTCGTATGTCcaagttgtgttttatttgctaCATTAAGGTTTCCATGTCATAGTTACgtttatgttttgttatgttaaatgtaagttttttgtttttttttatgcactgAAATCCTTCATTTGGGTCTGATTTGCTACTGTGGGTGGTTTAGCCTACGGCAGAGGTATGGGCTTGATCCCTGTCATCGGTATCATCTGCCCCTGATCATTACAAATACCTTATTACAGGGATGTATTAAGTTTATTTCTACCTAAGACTAGATACAGTGAGAAAACAGTACAGTTTATATAATGTAGATTTGATTATAGTTTAACATTAGCCTCCTCTCAAGAGCATTGAACACCTAACAGGCTTGTCATTTGTACAATTTTATGGTTAGATGCTTTTAGAAGGTTGCATACAACCATGAATATGTGCACCAGCGTCTAACAGGTTTCATAAATCACAAATTCATAAATCATatctttaaagtttttaaaggttttttaaaggtttttccAGATGTTTCTTGTAGGCAACAATCAGCTAAACATGATACTCTGCTggttagatttttttaacattgataATATAAATTAGTGGGGAAAAATCATGAATGAGATAATTGGGGGTAAAAGTAAGGCCCACCTAACTCATTTCGATTATTCCAGTTCCAGTAAGCATTAGTACTGACTTATAATACAAGCTTACCATATTCATTCATCCACATTCCTCAGTAATCAGTTACTTTAATTTATCCTGGTCTGAGTGTGGTTTAAATgccttgtttgtttatatttcagtaaatattaattttaaaacgTTAATTTCAATATGTTATAAGGGgtacaaacagaaataacagaacagaaattCTGCAGGAGTGTGTGGGATTGTTTAACTATCTGATATGCACTACTAATTTGCTTATTGTTATTGTGCCACTTGTTTAGTGTCTTGCTCAGTCTGAATAACAATGCAGATGCACCTGCCACCCTGTCCACTACATCACTACTGCAGGTGTATATCACAAGAATACCACAATCGGACAGAGATCCTTAGTaagcaatgtaaaaaaaaaactcaacacaaacaaaaatcctCAACACAAACAGGCTGTATTGTTAACCTGCTGCCAGTTCTCCACAATTACTTGTTATCCATCATGGAGATTGCTGAAATGGCTAAGTACATGCAGGAGGCCTCTAGGCATGGGTTTGTTTGACCCTTTATATCCTAGCTCTTTATTTATGGAGAATAAGGATAGAGGATTAGGGCTGTGAATTGATTACTGAAGATTTGAACCAGGTCACCAAGAAGTTCATTACTCCCTGTACTGGAAAAGTTGCATAGAGCCAGAGTTTTGAGTACGTGACTTTTTCAATGACCCTTGGACATTAGGAATTTTTGGTAATGCCTTATTGTCTGGACAAAACCCTGAATGTGTTCAGTGCTTCGATTGGGAATTcattggtttaattttttttttttttaatgagcttCAGTGTCACAGataaatatagtaaaatatttatattgtatagaTCCTGCAGTATTACTGGAACCCAGAGAAGTGTTTAGATCATCTGAGGTCTGTGTGACATTTGAAGCACAGGCTATACAGTGAGGCCAAGTGTAAGTGTCAGTTTCACCTCTCAACTGTCTCTTTCCTAAGGTACGTGTTGTTTCCTCAGGAGGAACAGACAGTTCAGGTAGTGGCACAATCACTAACCCACATTCCTTATTCTGAAATTTATTCTTAAAGGTTAACTTCCATTCTAACACCACAACCATGTGCTCGACATCTCAGAACAGAAGAGTAGAAGTGAGGTTCATCACTGCCTTGTATAGCCCCATTGCATCCTGTATTACAATTTTGCTGTGCTGGatgatattaaacatttacagtaaaagTTGACTATTATCCTTCTTGAGATCTTTCAAACTTGAAGGTTTTTTACTCCTATTAAATGCAATTGTTcaagatttaagatttttttgtttcatgacagttatatacagtatacaacttACAACGAAATGACAACCCGTCCTAGCAATAAGAAGGAATAAGAAGAGGTGATTAGAATCATTCtataagaataagaatgatTCTTCTATGGGGCCGTGAGCTCTGAAAACTAACACCCATAGCACAGGGCTGTACTGTAGGCAGTACTAACCTTGCTAGCAATGCCAACCAATCCATCAAGCAATAAATTAGCACCGGTTTTTGCTATGTTATAGTTATtgctgttatatattatatgttatatattctGTTTGTGACAGGGAGTCTTACTTTCCCCTTGTTGTCTAAACTtcttttgtgtcattttttaattatttttctaatgTCTAGACTATTAGTGTTGCTATTGTTGTAATTAATGTTGtgataaaaaattgtttttaataattatttaaaaacctTAGTTGATCTAGTAAAATCGTTTTGATGTAAGATGTACTTTTGCACATtggaataattaataataaaatgccgAACTCTTCTGAAGTAAATATTAACAGTGTTTTGTACTAATGTCCTAATGCACTGACCTCCACCAGCCCCTGCAAGATtcgcacaaacaaaacacagccaTAGTGGACTCTCGCTGCTGATGGGATAAACATATTTAGAATTGACGTCAGGAAAATAGCAGCTCCAAACACCCTGAGAAAACATGGAGAGACAAATTTTGAGGCATTTCAGTTTTTATGCAATTAAAGTTTATATCTTACAATAAAGGTTTACATATCTTACAAAGTGTTGAGTATTTCACAATATCTCATGAGATTTGCCTTATGATGGTTAAATAATACTAACTAATGGTGAATGAGTGACATCTACAGTTTAACTCTGAATATGGAATTCGGCAATGAATATGTCTAAAGCCAAGTATGAAAAAAGAGCAGAAGTAAAGACTTAATGATAAACATTTTGATGGACATTTTGTCCACCGCTCTGTCATAAGGCAAGATGGCATTTTCtgattcattcacttatttttGTCACCATTTACTTCATCATTTTATGCTTTCGCCCCTATAAAATCTTGTGCAAGTGACACTTGTAATATTCTAGAGGTTGATGTTTCAGGGAAAGATCTGCGACAGGATCTTTCATTATTAACTCTGTCAGTCTTGCGTCCTCTTTTTCCTGTGAGGCTTTTATTACAGGAGCACTATCACAACTCTCATCAACACAGCACACCGCTTTAACCCTTCCAGCCCTGACCAGGCATTTGTTCTCACAGTAATCTGTACATAAATAGTGTATTTTGTTATATGATACTAATTACTGTCTTATCTTTAACTAGACATGAAGTCTTCTCAGTATCAGTAAAGACTGTGTGAAAACACAAAAGTTTCATGCATCACCTACCTCTTTGCTTCTACGTGGTTTATGGTGCCAGGAGGATTACATTTACCTGTTTGCTGCTAGCTTGTTGGAAATAAAGCCTCCAGGGATTTGAGTAACAATGTAACCCCAGAAAAATGAGCCATGTATCAACCCTACTGTCTCAGGGTCCCAGTTAAACTGGGCAGGCTGGAAAATAAGTAAAagcaataaatattaaaatatgcaATTACTAAGTGCaatacagagacagaaaaagggaAGGAGCAAAAAAGTAATTTAGATATTTGTATTTCACTTTAATCAGACCACAGGAAATTGCTGTACCTAACTACTCTGAAACTCATTTATAAGCTTTTCAGCTAAAATCAAAACCAAGATAATCTCTTGTCGCCTCAGCTGAACTGGTTAATTACTTTCTCTTCCGTTTAACAACTGCAGTATTAATTTTTTCAAAGGGATGTTTTAAGTCAGTGAAACAGATATGGGAGATAAAAACAGATACTTTCATGAACTCATAAACTGTTCAAAGGGCATTTGTTCTAACTGGTCTTTGCTGTTGCATGGCACTATGGCACAGGAGGTAGCATtaccacctcacagctccagggtcctggTTCAAACCTTAGCTCACATTACCGTCTGTGTGAAATTTCGCTTGTTCCCTTGTCTATTTGGGATTTCTTCAACCTCTAAAATGCATGCTGGCTAGTCCAAATAGGTCTAAATCGGTGTGTATTTCTTCTTTGTGTCTAGTTTCTCCAGGATAGGCTATCGATTCACAGTGACCCTGacaggataaagtggttactgaagatgaatgaatgaataaatgcacaTTCTTTTATTCACCTGCATCACAGCAGTCCCATTGATGTACACCGTGTTGTTGTTGACCATTTCCACAATGGCAACACCTAGATTGCAGCGGATACCAAATGAGATACAGAAACCCAGTCCACTGAGAATAGCAATTATGTAGCGCTTGGGCAGGCCGAAGCAGCCACAATCGAGCATTGGTGGGCTGCGGTGAGAAGCTGACACTGGCCTGCCATCTTCCGTTAGCTCTATTGGCGCCTCATCATCTACATTGGTGCCATCAATCTTCCTGCAGAGAGGTGGtagacatgtgacataaaaAGGAAGTGTTCAACTACACTTCTACCTAACAAACGTTGTTACTCAATTAAATTCATCCTGCCAGCTCTTCTTTCAACTGTTCTTCTACTTCAGTATCTCAGCTGCTGCACCTCATTATGTTTTTGCTTTCTTATTCTGTCTGCCATCAGCAAGATCAAAATTTGACCAAAAACATGGCTTGAGAAAGGTCACAGAGTGGAGCTTTTGTCACTCACTccctttcacacacatgcacactagcTCTGTTATGGATACTCCATCTTGTCTCTCATGCACCAGATAACAGCTACGACTTTGTCATGTCTACTCTCAAGTTCCTGCCTCTCAGAGACTGGAGAGAATTCACTAAGAGTTTAGTGGAACTATTGTAGAATAGAACTGTGGATTATTTTCATGAAGAATCCCAAAGCCCTGGTCTTGCTCTCTACGGATGTTTATGCATCAGGTGAACTCATAGTAGAAAAATTGGGAGCCCTTTCAAGGTTTGCTTTAGCTCACAAATGGCACGAACACAATGACAAGCATATAATATCATTCAATTGTCCAGCATTTAATCCTCTAACCCAAATATACAACCAAAGTCTAGATTTTACTCCCTACTTATTTATCTAAGCATTAAAATCATTTGATCTGTATAAGAACCATACACAGTAGTTAAAAAAGGAGATACAGGAGACCTCACTGACTGATAATGTGACATTTTTCTAACTACAGGTAATGACAATGTCAATACATGTCAATACATGATAAATTATAGTTATAATTATGGTACAGTTTGTCAgataatcaataaaaaatgcacCACCTTTCTTTAGATTAGGATTCAGCGATAAATTCTACACTATTCTTAATTTAGTAAAATTCACTTGCACAGTGGTCACTATTTTTTctgaattatatatttaacagTATCTGTTCAATTACAAATCACTTCAATATAGGGTTCTGCTGTAGGTTT
The DNA window shown above is from Tachysurus fulvidraco isolate hzauxx_2018 chromosome 13, HZAU_PFXX_2.0, whole genome shotgun sequence and carries:
- the slc17a8 gene encoding vesicular glutamate transporter 3 isoform X2 yields the protein MPFGGLAGLKEKVLKPGKEEMKYAVGDSMGNLQRKIDGTNVDDEAPIELTEDGRPVSASHRSPPMLDCGCFGLPKRYIIAILSGLGFCISFGIRCNLGVAIVEMVNNNTVYINGTAVMQPAQFNWDPETVGLIHGSFFWGYIVTQIPGGFISNKLAANRVFGAAIFLTSILNMFIPSAARVHYGCVLFVRILQGLVEGVTYPACHGMWSKWAPPLERSRLATTSFCGSYAGAVIAMPLAGVLVQYVGWPSVFYIYGVFGIIWYTFWLLLAYESPAVHPTISEEEKTYIETSIGEGVNLMSATEKFKTPWRQFFTSMPVYAIIVANFCRSWTFYLLLISQPAYFEEVFGFPISKVGILSAVPHMVMTIIVPIGGQLADFLRSNKILSTTTVRKIMNCGGFGMEATLLLVVGFSHTRGVAISFLVLAVGFSGFAISGFNVNHLDIAPRYASILMGISNGVGTLSGMVCPLIVGALTKHKVGAALIVDMCICIEWFTPKDQLKDSSGMAECLCDCRHGPLLWCDLLRHLCFG
- the slc17a8 gene encoding vesicular glutamate transporter 3 isoform X1; protein product: MPFGGLAGLKEKVLKPGKEEMKYAVGDSMGNLQRKIDGTNVDDEAPIELTEDGRPVSASHRSPPMLDCGCFGLPKRYIIAILSGLGFCISFGIRCNLGVAIVEMVNNNTVYINGTAVMQPAQFNWDPETVGLIHGSFFWGYIVTQIPGGFISNKLAANRVFGAAIFLTSILNMFIPSAARVHYGCVLFVRILQGLVEGVTYPACHGMWSKWAPPLERSRLATTSFCGSYAGAVIAMPLAGVLVQYVGWPSVFYIYGVFGIIWYTFWLLLAYESPAVHPTISEEEKTYIETSIGEGVNLMSATEKFKTPWRQFFTSMPVYAIIVANFCRSWTFYLLLISQPAYFEEVFGFPISKVGILSAVPHMVMTIIVPIGGQLADFLRSNKILSTTTVRKIMNCGGFGMEATLLLVVGFSHTRGVAISFLVLAVGFSGFAISGFNVNHLDIAPRYASILMGISNGVGTLSGMVCPLIVGALTKHKTRREWQNVFVIAAMVHYCGVIFYGIFASGEKQDWADPESTSEEKCGIIGEDELAQETEASCESSLNTKMRSYGTTAENSDGRKQGWKKKRGVTTQEEDERGPSRYENGDY